In a genomic window of Urocitellus parryii isolate mUroPar1 chromosome 11, mUroPar1.hap1, whole genome shotgun sequence:
- the LOC144249403 gene encoding rho GTPase-activating protein 29-like, with translation MGTATLWSLVISEQLEQDEDAAAAADQSDTRTFLLLGPCSLGTFQQSLMAKAATTHKFRKWRFPARCIYCERIVLFRGFKCEECLLVCHKKCMANLTIVCGHRKLPGKMHLFGEELSCVAKKEPDGIPFIIKMCILEIEKTALCLQGIYRVSGNKAKMAMLCQALENGRHLVDLSQFSSHDICEVLKYYLHQLPEPLVLFQWYQEFMELANIIQHINQEQDNKRDNSEDNTSLNMGMEINQILLKTKDLLRKLPPSNFNTLHYLIFHLKRVVDHSEDNLMNSKNLGVVFGPCLMRPRPTTTPGTISSSLVAYANQALLVEFLITNAQMIFDGSLEPKNVSSSTDVVAPWMDKSPPSKHVISTEHSTKSQYFSTKQDIHTADIEIKNYELATSFEESECKQNALEKWDACVIDHKELESSSQKMDNMCKTTKPLSLKSDMTTNDIQRPMPSPKMRCFCLPVDRFHLASSPNEKNSRNVGTVNSDKFGQNLTFEGLNRKDTPTSFGPKINGFDQQIPQKTQGQQSEPKNLTGMSAVIVPSVLQEKVTMSIQVSGDHSNGATQPNTPASSAREAPERLSSHSHRLAPARAPRILQPHLGTTFYKPPTPTSKVRGTEERPASPSAAVPPSTALTPLSHVEKSVPEADSTSAYALKPAAEPKENPEELGLPDMNPICQGLGLKLMEELQDLEFEMPQFV, from the exons ATGGGAACCGCAACACTGTGGTCCTTGGTGATCAGTGAGCAGTTGGAGCAGGACGAGGATGCTGCGGCAGCTGCGGACCAGAGCGATACCC GAACATTTCTGTTGTTAGGACCCTGCTCCCTTGGAACATTTCAGCAATCATTAATGGCAAAAGCAGCTACCACCCATAAGTTCAGAAAATGGAGATTTCCTGCAAGATGTATATACTGTGAACGCATTGTCCTATTTCGAGGTTTTAAATGCGAAGAG TGTCTTCTTGTCTGCCATAAAAAATGCATGGCAAACTTAACCATCGTTTGCGGACATCGGAAACTTCCGGGGAAAATGCACTTATTTGGAGAAGAATTGTCCTGTGTTGCCAAAAAGGAGCCAGATGGCATTCCTTTCATAATCAAAATGTgtattttagaaattgaaaagACTGCCTTGTGTTTACAG gGGATTTATCGAGTCAGTGGCAACAAGGCAAAAATGGCAATGCTGTGTCAAGCCCTGGAAAACGGAAGGCATTTAGTAGATCTGTCCCAATTTTCTTCACATGACATCTGTGAAGTGTTAAAATACTACCTTCACCAG ctACCAGAACCATTGGTTTTATTCCAATGGTACCAGGAATTTATGGAGCTTGCAAATATCATCCAACATATTAACCAAGAACAGGACAACAAAAGGGACAACTCTGAAGACAACACATCTCTAAATATGGGTATGGAAATCAACCAAATTCTTCTCAAAACCAAGGACCTTCTAAGAAAATTGCCACCGTCCAATTTTAACACTCTACATTACCTTATCTTCCATCTTAAGAG GGTTGTAGACCATTCCGAAGACAACCTgatgaactcaaaaaacttaggaGTGGTTTTTGGACCCTGTCTGATGAGGCCCAGGCCTACAaccactcctggtaccatctcCTCCTCTCTTGTTGCATATGCCAACCAGGCCCTGTTAGTAGAGTTCCTAATTACCAATGCACAAATGATCTTCGATGGGTCCCTAGAGCCAAAAAATGTTTCATCCAGTACTGATGTTGTTGCACCTTGGATGGATAAAAGCCCTCCTTCCAAACATGTAATATCAACAGAACATTCCACAAAGTCACAATATTTTTCTACAAAGCAA GATATCCACACTGcagatattgaaattaaaaattatgaattggCTACATCATTTGAGGAATCAGAATGCAAGCAAAATGCATTGGAAAAATGGGATGCATGTGTCATTG aTCACAAAGAACTTGAATCATCATCACAAAAGATGGACAATATGTGTAAAACCACGAAACCACTTAGTCTGAAATCTGATATGACAACAAATGATATACAGAGGCCTATGCCAAGCCCCAAGATGAGATGTTTCTGTTTGCCTGTAGATAGGTTCCATCTTGCAAGCTCCCCTAATgagaaaaacagcagaaatgtGGGAACTGTCAATTCAGACAAGTTTGGCCAGAATCTTACCTTTGAAGGACTTAATAGAAAAGATACCCCTACTAGTTTTGGCCCCAAAATTAATGGTTTTGATCAGCAGATTCCACAAAAAACTCAGGGACAACAAAGTGAACCAAAGAACTTAACTGGCATGAGTGCAGTGATTGTGCCAAGTGTACTCCAGGAAAAAGTGACAATGAGCATCCAGGTGAGTGGTGACCATTCCAACGGTGCCACACAGCCCAACACGCCAGCCAGTTCAGCAAGAGAGGCACCAGAGAGACTGTCCTCGCATTCTCACCGTCTTGCTCCTGCAAGAGCACCCAGAATACTGCAGCCCCATCTTGGGACAACATTTTACAAACCACCTACCCCGACCAGCAAAGTCAGGGGGACTGAGGAGAGACCAGCTTCACCTTCAGCAGCAGTGCCTCCTAGCACAGCTCTTACTCCCCTGAGTCATGTGGAGAAATCTGTGCCAGAGGCAGACAGCACATCAGCTTATGCTTTGAAGCCAGCTGCTGAGCCTAAAGAGAACCCTGAGGAGCTCGGCCTACCTGACATGAATCCAATCTGCCAGGGACTCGGGCTCAAACTAATGGAAGAGTTACAAGACCTTGAATTTGAAATGCCACAGTTTGTGTAG